In Halarcobacter bivalviorum, a genomic segment contains:
- a CDS encoding heat shock protein transcriptional repressor HspR, producing the protein MDTNAYNEPVYLISAVAEILNIHPQTLRQYEREGLIKPSRTNGKIRLYSQKDIDHIKYVLTLTRELGINLAGVDLILQLNKKIQNLEDEISTYQIKMKDINKFGIVPNSKALVIKKSSYDVVIFEE; encoded by the coding sequence ATGGATACTAACGCTTATAATGAACCAGTATACTTGATTTCAGCAGTTGCTGAAATTTTAAATATTCATCCACAAACTTTAAGACAGTATGAAAGAGAGGGATTAATTAAACCCTCTCGTACTAATGGAAAAATTAGACTATATTCGCAAAAAGATATCGACCATATAAAATATGTGCTTACTTTAACAAGAGAGTTAGGGATAAATTTAGCTGGAGTTGATTTAATTTTACAGTTAAATAAAAAAATACAAAACTTAGAAGATGAGATTAGCACATATCAAATTAAAATGAAAGATATTAATAAATTTGGAATTGTTCCAAACTCTAAGGCTTTAGTTATTAAAAAAAGTTCTTATGATGTAGTAATTTTTGAAGAGTAG
- a CDS encoding FAD-dependent oxidoreductase: MDKKSYKYVIVGAGIAGCSTAYFLSKYSDSILLIDRNCSLAQGASGAAGAFLSPLLGKPNSFKDLVTEALNFSTEFYKEICPEEITNCGVVRIPKNNEDEEKFQSYKPYMDFDFKEEENGYFFEIGSQVNSYNICEVLAKDVEKKFKYEVKTYKKENSSWLINDEIKAENLIICTGADISLIKEKYFNIRAVWGQKIDIHSTTCLSKNYHKACSLSHSTKLENENLYLTSIGATHNRIDCNLKVCNCCLSKEQLTENGFNSYTSELVRKDTQELLIKANDIKLIHEPKVVDIKIGPRASSIDYFPMVGKLIDSKKTLEKFPHLKNGSHIKNEMLSTIDNLYVLNGVGGRGYVLSPYLAKNLVDEIQKNNFLNVEISTHRLFKRWVKKLF, from the coding sequence ATGGATAAAAAAAGCTATAAATATGTTATTGTTGGAGCTGGAATTGCAGGTTGCAGTACAGCTTATTTTCTTTCTAAATACTCAGATTCAATTTTATTAATTGATAGAAATTGCTCTTTAGCTCAAGGAGCAAGTGGAGCAGCAGGAGCTTTTCTTTCTCCTCTTTTAGGAAAACCAAATAGTTTTAAAGATTTAGTTACGGAAGCTTTAAATTTTTCAACAGAGTTTTATAAAGAGATTTGTCCTGAAGAAATAACAAATTGTGGAGTTGTTAGAATTCCAAAAAATAACGAAGATGAAGAGAAGTTTCAAAGTTATAAACCTTATATGGATTTTGATTTTAAAGAAGAAGAAAATGGATATTTTTTTGAAATTGGCTCACAAGTAAACTCTTATAATATTTGTGAAGTTTTAGCTAAAGATGTAGAAAAAAAGTTTAAATATGAAGTAAAAACTTATAAAAAAGAAAACTCTTCTTGGCTTATAAATGATGAGATAAAAGCAGAAAATTTAATTATTTGTACTGGGGCTGACATCTCTTTAATAAAAGAAAAATACTTTAATATAAGAGCAGTTTGGGGGCAAAAGATAGATATTCATTCTACAACTTGTTTAAGTAAAAACTATCATAAGGCTTGTTCACTTTCTCATTCTACAAAGTTAGAGAATGAAAACTTATATTTAACTTCTATAGGAGCAACTCATAATAGGATCGATTGTAATCTTAAGGTTTGTAACTGTTGTTTATCAAAAGAGCAGTTAACTGAAAATGGTTTTAATAGCTATACAAGTGAGCTTGTGAGAAAAGATACCCAAGAACTTTTAATAAAAGCAAATGATATAAAACTTATACATGAACCAAAAGTAGTAGATATTAAGATTGGTCCTAGAGCTTCAAGTATTGATTATTTTCCTATGGTAGGAAAATTAATTGATTCTAAAAAAACTTTAGAAAAATTTCCTCATTTAAAAAATGGTTCACATATAAAAAATGAGATGTTAAGTACTATTGATAACTTATATGTATTAAATGGTGTAGGAGGAAGAGGTTATGTTCTTTCTCCATATTTAGCAAAAAATTTAGTTGATGAAATCCAAAAAAATAATTTTTTAAATGTGGAGATTTCTACACATAGATTATTTAAAAGATGGGTTAAAAAATTATTTTAA
- a CDS encoding superoxide dismutase yields MKHELMKLPYELDALEPHMSKETLEFHYGKHHQTYVTKLNGLIEGTKYENLSLEEIVKDSEGGVFNNAAQVFNHDFFWNGLTPNGSEIPSEVEAALSEAFGSVDGFKEEFTNAAVNNFGSGWTWLVKNGGKLEIVSTSNAGTPITSGLTPVLTCDVWEHAYYIDTRNARPVYLENFWKLVNWNFVAQNLAK; encoded by the coding sequence ATGAAACATGAATTAATGAAACTACCTTATGAATTAGATGCTTTAGAGCCACATATGTCTAAAGAGACTTTAGAATTTCACTATGGAAAGCATCACCAAACATATGTTACTAAATTAAATGGTTTAATTGAAGGAACAAAATATGAAAATCTTTCATTAGAAGAGATTGTAAAAGATTCTGAAGGTGGAGTATTTAATAACGCTGCACAAGTATTTAATCATGATTTTTTCTGGAATGGATTAACTCCTAATGGTTCTGAAATCCCTTCTGAAGTTGAAGCAGCATTATCTGAAGCTTTTGGTTCTGTTGATGGATTTAAAGAAGAGTTTACAAATGCAGCAGTTAATAACTTTGGTTCTGGTTGGACTTGGCTTGTTAAAAATGGAGGTAAATTAGAAATTGTTTCTACTTCAAATGCAGGTACACCTATTACTTCAGGATTAACTCCAGTGTTAACATGTGATGTATGGGAACATGCATACTATATTGATACTAGAAATGCAAGACCAGTATATTTAGAAAACTTCTGGAAACTTGTTAACTGGAATTTTGTAGCACAAAACCTAGCTAAATAA
- a CDS encoding peptidylprolyl isomerase — MITWMQRHKKWLVITIWISTIAFVGAGFVGWGSYDYGSKGGAVAVVADREVSVDEYQREYSNLYEQYARMFGDQFNQEMADKLKLKDAAYRLVIQKNLILAFADELGLDVTNEEIAKELVKIPAFLKDGKFDKDTYIKVLQQNRSNPTEFEASVKRDLLLQKVESLFQIKTSQNELKNLNELLFAEDKVSIKILNANDVKVNISEEELKQYWEENKNSYVSEPTVKLAIEEINVDLKSFSDEELQEHYNNFKTDYVKEDGKIKSFEEAKEDMIQALSEKDTKKDALKKYLKLKKAEENFSKEVEIEESKLAFAEEGIEKINEAVPGDVLKPFVSDGKYLIVKVLNKGLPKPLSYEAAKAEVSKDFENIALGKELEKVAKKELENFNGTSLGYVSRNSFDKVPGLQAQEALQFLNQLFASTEKQGQVNLGNKIVLFKIEDTRLGTYDEAKNEAVSSTVDRLLNQELVNNLIKNLQNRYEVQSSITLEE; from the coding sequence ATGATAACGTGGATGCAAAGACACAAAAAATGGCTTGTAATAACTATTTGGATAAGTACAATAGCCTTTGTAGGAGCTGGTTTTGTAGGATGGGGGTCTTACGATTATGGTTCTAAAGGTGGTGCAGTAGCTGTTGTTGCTGATAGAGAAGTAAGTGTAGATGAGTATCAAAGAGAGTACTCTAATCTTTATGAACAATATGCAAGAATGTTTGGAGATCAGTTTAATCAAGAGATGGCTGATAAATTAAAACTAAAAGATGCAGCATACAGATTAGTTATTCAAAAGAACCTTATTTTAGCTTTTGCAGATGAATTAGGTTTAGATGTTACAAATGAAGAGATTGCAAAAGAGTTAGTTAAAATACCTGCATTTTTAAAAGATGGAAAATTTGATAAAGATACTTATATCAAAGTTTTACAACAAAATAGATCAAACCCTACAGAGTTTGAAGCTTCTGTTAAAAGAGATTTACTTTTACAAAAAGTTGAGTCTTTATTCCAAATTAAAACATCACAAAATGAATTAAAAAATCTAAATGAATTACTTTTTGCTGAAGATAAAGTAAGTATTAAAATCTTAAATGCAAATGATGTAAAAGTAAATATTAGTGAAGAAGAGTTAAAACAATATTGGGAAGAGAATAAAAATAGCTATGTTTCAGAACCGACTGTAAAATTAGCAATTGAAGAGATTAATGTTGATTTAAAATCTTTTTCAGATGAAGAGCTACAAGAACATTATAATAATTTTAAAACAGATTATGTAAAAGAAGATGGAAAAATTAAATCTTTTGAAGAAGCAAAAGAGGATATGATTCAAGCTTTAAGTGAAAAAGATACAAAAAAAGATGCTTTAAAAAAATATTTAAAACTTAAAAAAGCAGAAGAAAACTTCTCTAAAGAAGTTGAAATAGAAGAGAGTAAATTAGCTTTCGCAGAAGAGGGAATTGAAAAAATCAATGAAGCTGTTCCTGGAGATGTTTTAAAACCATTTGTTAGTGATGGAAAATATCTTATTGTAAAAGTTTTAAATAAAGGTCTTCCTAAACCATTATCTTATGAAGCTGCAAAAGCAGAAGTTTCTAAAGACTTTGAAAATATTGCTTTAGGAAAAGAGTTAGAAAAAGTAGCAAAAAAAGAGCTTGAGAACTTTAATGGTACAAGCTTAGGATATGTATCAAGAAACTCTTTTGATAAAGTTCCTGGTTTACAAGCACAAGAGGCTTTACAGTTTTTAAATCAACTTTTTGCAAGTACTGAAAAACAAGGACAAGTTAATTTAGGAAATAAAATTGTATTATTTAAAATAGAAGATACAAGATTAGGAACATATGATGAAGCTAAAAATGAAGCTGTATCATCTACTGTTGATAGATTATTAAATCAAGAGTTAGTAAATAACTTAATCAAAAACTTACAAAATAGGTATGAAGTTCAATCTTCAATAACTTTAGAGGAGTAG
- the ftsZ gene encoding cell division protein FtsZ, with product MDNNLFKVDDIKVEMPNKTLSDNVAKISVIGVGGGGCNMINHMINEGSHKIDLIAANTDLQVLHISKAPKKIQLGIKLTKGLGAGMKPEVGRDSAVESYEDIKSALNGADIVFIAAGLGGGTGTGAAAIIAKAAKEIGALTVSVVTKPFTWEGKKRAGLANLGLEEIKKVSDSIIVVPNDRLLEIIDENVGMKDAFKIIDNILYQAVNGMTEVILTPGNSDINTDFADVKTIMQHKGMALMGIGKAKGENAAQRALEDAIDSPLLDKVSLGGAKGILIHFNIHPQVSLFAINDVMSKIHDTIDSNAEIIFGTTSDSTLETDEVKITIVATGFESKNDPIVETEDVPDAKNNQITPDDENYLDIPPLMRNYRVQYSLNKE from the coding sequence ATGGATAATAATTTATTTAAGGTGGATGATATTAAAGTGGAAATGCCAAATAAAACTCTTTCAGATAATGTAGCCAAAATATCAGTAATTGGTGTTGGTGGTGGTGGTTGTAATATGATTAACCACATGATAAATGAAGGTTCTCATAAAATTGATTTAATTGCCGCAAATACAGATTTACAAGTATTACATATTTCAAAAGCACCAAAAAAGATTCAATTAGGTATTAAACTTACAAAAGGTCTTGGTGCAGGTATGAAACCTGAAGTTGGAAGAGATTCTGCTGTAGAGAGTTATGAAGATATTAAATCTGCATTAAATGGTGCAGATATTGTATTTATTGCTGCTGGTCTTGGTGGTGGTACAGGAACAGGTGCTGCTGCTATTATTGCAAAAGCTGCAAAAGAGATTGGAGCTTTAACAGTATCTGTTGTAACTAAACCTTTTACTTGGGAAGGTAAAAAAAGAGCAGGGCTTGCAAATCTTGGTTTAGAAGAGATTAAAAAAGTATCTGATTCAATTATTGTCGTTCCAAATGATAGACTTTTAGAGATTATTGATGAAAATGTAGGGATGAAAGATGCCTTTAAAATTATTGATAATATTCTATATCAAGCAGTAAATGGAATGACAGAAGTTATTTTAACTCCTGGAAATTCAGATATTAATACTGACTTTGCTGATGTTAAAACAATTATGCAGCATAAAGGTATGGCTTTAATGGGTATTGGTAAAGCAAAAGGTGAAAATGCTGCCCAAAGAGCTTTAGAAGATGCTATTGACTCTCCTTTACTTGATAAAGTATCTTTAGGTGGAGCAAAAGGTATTTTAATTCACTTTAATATCCATCCACAAGTTTCACTTTTCGCTATTAATGATGTAATGTCAAAAATTCATGATACAATTGATTCAAATGCTGAGATTATTTTTGGTACAACTTCTGATAGTACATTAGAAACAGATGAAGTGAAAATTACCATTGTCGCAACTGGATTTGAGTCTAAAAATGACCCTATTGTAGAAACTGAAGATGTTCCAGATGCTAAAAATAATCAGATTACACCTGATGATGAGAATTATTTAGATATTCCACCATTAATGAGAAACTATAGAGTACAATATAGTTTAAATAAAGAGTAG
- a CDS encoding STAS/SEC14 domain-containing protein produces the protein MITHKHGLSIGLQRVDKEFYLYLKAIGKLTHEDYQIITPMLDKALKEIKEPKIKALFDCSELEGWEIKAAWDDLKLGLKHGNEFDKIAIITNKSWLEIGAKISSWFISGEIKTFKAEKEALSWLNK, from the coding sequence ATGATTACTCATAAACATGGTCTTTCAATTGGTTTACAAAGAGTAGATAAAGAGTTTTATTTATATCTAAAGGCTATTGGAAAACTCACACACGAAGATTATCAAATTATTACTCCAATGTTAGATAAAGCATTAAAAGAGATTAAAGAGCCAAAAATTAAAGCTTTATTCGATTGTAGTGAACTTGAAGGTTGGGAAATAAAAGCTGCTTGGGATGACTTAAAATTAGGTTTAAAGCATGGAAATGAATTTGATAAGATTGCAATTATTACAAATAAAAGCTGGCTTGAAATTGGAGCTAAAATATCTTCTTGGTTTATCTCAGGAGAGATAAAAACATTTAAAGCAGAAAAAGAAGCTTTATCTTGGTTAAATAAATAA
- a CDS encoding DnaJ C-terminal domain-containing protein, with translation MAKSLYETLGVSENASADEIKKAYRKLARKYHPDVNKDEGAEDKFKEINAAYEVLSDKEKKQQYDQFGDSMFGGQNFHDFARGQGQGVDLDEILRQMFGGGQGGFGSSGFSQGGFGGFGGFGGYEEPDLDTQAQITIPFDVAILGGKQHISLNNDSFDIKIPEGISDGQKIRAKGKGKSYQGQRGDLIIKINVASSPEYERDGSTLTKKFDIPLKTALFGGKIEIKTIHKTITLKVPENTKQNQKFRVKELGVLDRKTSTRGDLHLKANIVLPKVDELDEDFKEILKEKLPENL, from the coding sequence ATGGCAAAAAGTTTATATGAGACATTAGGTGTTAGCGAAAATGCAAGTGCTGACGAAATTAAAAAAGCTTATAGAAAATTGGCAAGAAAGTATCATCCTGATGTAAATAAGGATGAAGGTGCAGAAGATAAATTTAAAGAAATCAATGCAGCCTATGAAGTTTTAAGTGATAAAGAGAAAAAACAACAGTATGACCAATTTGGTGATTCTATGTTTGGTGGTCAAAACTTCCATGACTTTGCAAGAGGTCAAGGGCAAGGTGTTGATTTAGATGAGATCTTAAGACAAATGTTTGGTGGAGGACAAGGTGGCTTTGGTTCATCTGGTTTCTCTCAAGGAGGATTTGGTGGTTTTGGAGGCTTTGGAGGATATGAAGAGCCTGATTTAGATACACAAGCTCAAATAACTATTCCTTTTGATGTGGCAATCCTTGGAGGAAAACAACATATCTCTTTAAACAATGACTCTTTTGATATTAAAATTCCAGAAGGAATTAGTGATGGTCAAAAGATTAGAGCAAAAGGAAAAGGTAAATCATACCAAGGGCAAAGAGGAGATTTAATTATCAAAATAAATGTAGCTTCTAGTCCAGAATATGAAAGAGATGGTTCAACACTTACAAAAAAATTTGATATTCCGCTAAAAACTGCACTTTTTGGAGGAAAGATTGAAATTAAAACAATACATAAAACAATTACTCTAAAGGTACCTGAAAATACAAAACAAAATCAGAAATTTAGGGTAAAAGAGTTAGGTGTACTTGATAGGAAAACTTCAACAAGAGGTGACCTTCACTTAAAAGCTAATATTGTTTTACCAAAAGTTGATGAGCTTGATGAAGATTTTAAAGAGATTTTAAAAGAGAAACTACCTGAAAACTTATAG
- a CDS encoding heavy-metal-associated domain-containing protein, protein MKKTVEVHNVKCGGCANTLIKGLEEEFGEVEVNLDVHPRQITLDINDEKMQELKLKLRSLGYPLTTDELSGFEKAATTAKSFVSCAVGKFNVATSK, encoded by the coding sequence ATGAAAAAAACAGTTGAAGTACACAATGTAAAATGTGGTGGTTGTGCAAATACTTTAATAAAAGGACTAGAAGAAGAGTTTGGAGAAGTTGAAGTAAATTTAGATGTTCATCCAAGACAAATTACTTTAGATATAAATGATGAAAAAATGCAAGAGTTAAAATTAAAACTTAGAAGTTTAGGTTATCCTCTAACAACAGATGAATTAAGTGGCTTTGAAAAGGCTGCAACTACTGCTAAAAGCTTTGTTTCTTGTGCAGTAGGTAAATTTAATGTAGCTACATCTAAATAG
- the ftsA gene encoding cell division protein FtsA, protein MNKTLLAIDIGSSNITAVIARNNLDYKINILGTGSSKSSGINKGVISNIEAASKSIKDAVLIAKKNTTEEFDSTIVSISGAYTKGIRSAGSVNVPNGLITENEINQVLQMALYNATIIPEYEVVHVIPISYKIDDSSDVENPLNMNGSRLEASVFVLTAKKTALTNIKSAMKIAGLTVNNFILDGYAAAISVLDEQQKKFGATVINIGSTTTEFVCYRGNSMIYNGFIPAGSNHITNDLSVMLHTPPIAAEKIKTEYGDLLKTSEELSNKKIRTPRIGDEKNSSEISLEYVQTIVHARVEEILSLVKKDLRKSGIHENSGAGIVLTGGMSKLNGIKELASLVFDNFPTKISNPVNIENGYLSFEDSKMATIVGILLYSLDPNRGFELDSNKNLIKKLKTNDNISKIDDDIALSSVKEKVVQKEQPKIRREQETSTLSKTNPDGATTLTRLPENSKKKGVGKIWNMITEWF, encoded by the coding sequence TTGAATAAAACCCTTTTAGCAATTGACATTGGTTCATCTAATATAACAGCAGTTATTGCTAGAAACAATTTAGACTATAAAATTAATATATTAGGAACTGGCTCATCAAAAAGTAGTGGGATAAATAAAGGTGTGATATCAAACATTGAGGCTGCTTCAAAGAGCATAAAAGATGCTGTATTGATTGCTAAAAAAAATACAACTGAAGAGTTCGACTCTACAATTGTATCTATATCTGGGGCTTATACAAAAGGAATTAGAAGTGCAGGGAGCGTAAATGTTCCTAATGGTTTAATTACAGAAAATGAAATTAACCAAGTACTTCAAATGGCTTTATACAATGCTACAATTATCCCAGAGTATGAAGTTGTACATGTAATTCCTATTTCATATAAAATTGATGATTCTTCAGATGTAGAAAATCCATTAAATATGAATGGTTCAAGACTTGAAGCTTCTGTTTTTGTTTTAACTGCTAAAAAAACTGCTTTAACAAATATCAAATCTGCTATGAAAATAGCAGGGCTTACAGTAAATAATTTTATTCTTGATGGATATGCTGCTGCTATTTCTGTTTTAGATGAACAACAAAAAAAGTTTGGTGCAACAGTAATTAATATCGGTTCAACAACTACAGAATTTGTATGTTATAGAGGAAATTCTATGATATATAATGGTTTTATACCTGCTGGTTCAAACCATATTACAAATGACTTATCTGTAATGCTTCACACACCTCCAATTGCAGCTGAAAAAATTAAAACTGAATATGGTGATTTATTAAAAACAAGTGAAGAACTTTCAAATAAAAAAATTAGAACACCAAGAATTGGAGATGAAAAAAACTCTTCAGAAATCTCTTTAGAGTATGTACAAACTATTGTTCATGCTAGAGTAGAAGAAATTTTATCTTTAGTAAAAAAAGATTTAAGAAAGAGTGGAATTCATGAAAATTCAGGTGCAGGAATTGTTTTAACAGGTGGAATGAGTAAACTAAATGGAATTAAAGAATTAGCTTCTTTAGTTTTTGATAATTTCCCTACAAAAATCTCAAATCCAGTTAATATTGAAAATGGTTATTTAAGTTTTGAAGATTCAAAAATGGCAACAATTGTTGGTATTTTATTATATTCTTTAGATCCTAATAGGGGATTTGAATTAGATTCAAATAAGAACTTAATTAAAAAACTAAAAACAAATGATAATATTTCTAAAATTGATGATGATATAGCTTTATCTTCTGTAAAAGAAAAAGTAGTTCAAAAAGAGCAACCAAAAATTAGAAGAGAACAAGAAACAAGTACATTGTCTAAAACAAATCCAGATGGTGCGACAACACTAACTAGATTGCCAGAAAACAGCAAAAAGAAAGGTGTTGGGAAGATCTGGAATATGATCACGGAGTGGTTCTAA